DNA from Drosophila busckii strain San Diego stock center, stock number 13000-0081.31 chromosome 2R, ASM1175060v1, whole genome shotgun sequence:
agcatatactgaacttaatatatttacagAGTGAATTGGACACATTGACAGCAACGCTGAAGCAATTGGAAAATCAGCGTGGCGAGGCACAGAAACGTTTGGATGATCTGCAGGCTCAAGTAGTTAACTTTTGCATGAACCCGTAACTGTTCTTTAGCTTgaattgcttgcattttggGTTTACTACcttttttatactttaattggtttgatttgaatttgttttcaattacgATTTTCCccttttttctttatttatgttgcGCCATTGTTAACTCGGTACACAAAACAACATTACTCATACTAAAACGGTGAatgtttttacatatatatatatatatataactacatatatataaatattaccaAATCACAAAGGTTATAAAGAATTTGGCCGTGTTGGCCAACGTAAGTCTTGATATTAACCACACCAGCAATCaggtttgttttatttctttacgTTTATTCtttagttttgtgtttttggtaatgtgtttgtttgtagtctaaatgttttatgtttttcctGTTCTATTGATAACTGTGCTAAGctgcttttgtaattttctttCAATTGTTAACCTATTTCAAATGTGTGTATTACAGGTCACTAAGATACGGGATCAGTGCCAGAAGCAAGAAGAAACAATCAACGAACAGGAGGGCGAACTGAATGCTAAGCGCTCGGAGCTGCAGAAACTCAAGGATGAGGAGACTGCGCTACAAAAGGAATACGATGACAACAATCGTGAGCTAACTAAGCTAACCAAACATCTGCAAAACACACAACTGCAGATAAGCTCTGTAAATGCTAATATCACTTGATTTGAATATGCACTTACCTTAGTTGCTCTTTTATTTAGGTACGTTCAATGGTTACTCAGCTAATGGAAACTCAACGTCAAATGACCGATGCTCTGCTCATTTGCCGCGCTGCCATGGAGAGTCAGAATGCCGAGCTTGTCTCCGAATATCAGCTGAAGATTGAGCCGGACTTTGATGATGCTCGCAAGACACtagaaaagcaaattgaaatgcccAAAGAGGATCCGTTTGAGGAGAATAACAGCGGTGCTGCCAACAAGGCCAATGGCTTTGACAACGATCCATTTAGCGGTCAGGTTAGCAAACCTGCCATTAACACTACTGGCTTCGATGATAGCTTCAACATTAGCTCTGGCTTTGATAGCGGCTTCGATGGCTTTGGCGGCCAGAGCCAAAGCTTTGGCCAAACACAACGCGATCCCTTTGGCTCAGATGCTTTCGGTGCTACTAAAGCCGTAACGCCAGAAGTATGCGaactatttgcttttattgaacTTGATTAAATTGTGTGTTATTTGTAGCCCGGCAAGGATGACTTTGGCAGCGATCCGTTTGCCGCATTGCATGCACCAACTGGCCAGGGTCAGGTGCTCAGTCCTAACACACAGCGTTCAGGGCCACCACCCAGACCAGAGTCACCTAGTCCAGCATTACCGCCAAAGAAGTCCAAGGTACCACCACCTAGACCAGCACCACCAAGAGCATCACAGGTAGACTATATACacttatatttttgcttaaattggtgaacaaatttttaatcGACTCACTCTGTAGCCCACAAGCGGTTTCGGCTCCAGcgctgctggtggcggcggcagcggatTTGCTGATTTCGACGACTTTGACAATAAGGTTCGTAGCAAGTTAAAAGTACATTGGGAACGTTGGTAGTTGCATGCAGCCAACGCAatgtttacaataaatttgcaaatttattgtacTTTATTTGACACGCTcaacatttgtaatttatgcactttttaattaattaattcactAACctgcacattttttaaatacttttgtagCTACATAGTAGTAATTTTGTTGTGTTAACAGCCCAAGTTGATTCGTATGACTAAAACTAATAAACAGCGTTTGGATGCACCcgtttttatttcaagtagtacttttaattttatttaatttactttactaATACTTTAGTTGTTCCGCCTACAGATTGTGTTAGTTGTGCATTAAACAAGTCCTAACTGCAGCTCGTAAGAAACTAACtatttgctctctctctctctctcatctTGCAATTCTCTATTTTCAGTGAACATCATAAAAACTAtcatatttctataaatacaattatagtatatatacacataacaTAATATTAATGAAGCGGTActaacacacaaacaaacaaacacaacttCATGTGCAGCCAGTTGTTGAAACGACAaccaaagaaagaaaaacaaaacaaatgtttttgcagCGAACCAAACTAATGGCAcccacacatgcatacatatatacatacaggCATAACCGTTAGCATATTATTGTCAAACTCATGCCTATCACACAAGGATTATCGGAAGATTCTGTAATCCTTGCTATAACTTAGATAAATGTACTAAAGTGTTCTTCAAAACTAAATCAATTGATATGTCGAATGTACCCGCAACTCCCCCACTTCCCCCCGTTATGTCGTGTTTAATGTAGTCaatgattaaatttaaattttaaaaagcaaataagcaaatgcaagctCGAAAGTTTTGACAATGTTGTGCAATATCATATTGAAATTATtctaattataaacaatacatAATATTGAGCTTTGTTTCCAATTTTAAGACCAAAGATTAAATCATACTTTATGCATTCCCTGGAGATTATTACGCAATACTCAGATTGAATAGATCGAAACTATAACtctttattaacaaaatggaatttaaatgcaagttgttgttgtttctgcatATAATACTAAAGTTTATAGCAATTATACACAAATGCTGATACATATtcaagcatacatatatacatggcAGCTTTGTATATGACTAACCCCCACACATCAAATAAGGAAAAATACTAGTTTGAATTTCTCTAGCATGTAAACTTCCATAAATGTTGCTTTCAAGTTTTTACACAGTTGTGTAGGCTAACTAAAGAACGATTTACCACCCAGATTTAAAATTGGTTAACACTGTTATGAGAAAGGATTCGCAAAGGAGCcgtaataattatttgaaattttcaaatttaaaattatgtatgtataatcaTTTAAATCATTTCGTGCGGTTCTTGAATTTGGTGCGGTGTTGGATTACTTACAACTCTAGTCTCTTTTTGGCCGTTGATTAtgtatcaataaataattagccataaattatgaaaatattaacttacacacacacacacgattACAAAACACCACAAACTGTTCAGATAAAGTAACAAAACGCTTCCCATGCATTGATTTTACTGTTTAcattaacatatacatatatgacattctaaaataataaagtgaGACCTTAAAGCATAGTTCCCCCTAGTCTAATATGTAACACGTATTTGATGAACaagtttttgcattaattataaaaatatatctatgTTCAACATCATTAATTAATACTGCATACATACCATATAACAAGTGAGTTATAATAAATCAAGTATAATCatgataaacaaaataaagaaacattTTTGTCGCAATACTATTGAAgaaatctatataaaaatcCCTAGTCAAGTGCTTATTTTCtactttgatttattatataatttattttgatttaaattaatttgatttacttatatttttattccatCTCCCACACccatgcacatacacacacacacacatacacacagttaCAAAACATTccaataaaacaacaacagaataCTACCACGCCCATACCCGCGATAAATGCAACGCTGCTCGATAGCTTCTCGCTGTTTGATGATCACAGTAAGGCAACTAGCACcagcaccacaacaacaacaacaaaagccatcacaacaacaacaacaccacagCCAATGCAAACACAATCCACACTGCTACTGACATCATCAACAGCGTCCACATCCACATTAGCCACAGCCTTAGCCTCCCCAGCAGTCAGCACGAATAACCAACATTTGTCGCGTTCCAATACACCGCTGCAGACGGGAGCAGGACTATTAGCTGGCTCTTCTGGCGCACTCTTCGATGCCTTTAAAGTGCCCACGCCAGTGCCAGCTGTCGCCCAGGGACCGACAGACTTTAAGGACGATCCCTTCAAAGATTATCGCTATGAAGATCCGTTCAACATTAAGGATCCATTTGCAGATGACGAAGATGAAGCGGCGAGCTCCGCAGgcggcaaaaacaaaaagaacttTGCCGAGGACTTTAGCTCAGAGGGTATAATaaactttgaattttttatttcaaaaatacatatttatgaacTTACTTTATTTCAGATGAGCTGTCCGCCAAGCCTCCCATtcacattaacaacaacaaatcccAAACAGCTACGCCACTGGGCAGCGAGCTGTTGCAACAGTTTGATGCATTCAACATGAATGCTGCCAGTCCAGCACTTTCGCATCACTCCAACGCATCAACAAATGCACCAAAAATCGACGCGTTTGCTGACTTCGATGACTTTGCTTTGGACAAATCCACAGGCAGCAGCTCCACGCTTACgtccacaacaacaacagcaacgacaacagcgacaacgaaaaacaatgcaaagcaacaactCAATGATTCCTtctttaatgcatttaacgACAACTTTAAGCTGAACGACACGAAAACCAAAACACCTGAGcccataaataatgcaaacttTGATGcctttgctgttgccgccacaagagcaacatcagcagcaacagcaactgctgcaaccagcaataactttaagctttttgATGCCTTCAATGACAACTTTGAGGATAGTTTTAACAACAAGCCCGCTCAACAGGACTTTGCACAGTTTGATGCCTTTGATGTGCATAATTTTTCCAGCGATTTTGGCAAATCCACGCCAGACAGCAACGCCAACAAGAGCAGCACGCTGaatggcaatgccagcaaGGATATTAAAACGCCGCAAAAGTTTTCAGCTGACTATTCCAAGCCAGAGAGCTATGATGCAGATCTAGAGGAGGCGCTCAAGCGCAGCATGCTCGACAACTAAATTAACGCTACACCCACTACCCGCTtaaagaacaacaaataatgCGATGTTGATGCATGCGAACACAATTTaacgaaattaattgaaatctTGTGCTCCATTAGCCATTTCCAAATGAAACTTTAGTTGCTTTCTTATGTATGTGCTCAATATTCCATATCGTATACCATAATACCTATGTTGACTGTCTAAGACGCAACATGCtgatattattattctttataCTTCTAACATTATAAAattatcaaaagcaaatatttaatacttacATAGCTATGTatcatacatatgtgtgtgaagcatacgtacatacataaaatacatacacatactcGTTAAAACGTAGCTCAAGCATTATCATGTTAACACTTGTACCAAATGTCTATGAATAAACGAGAGAATCTACTTACGACAACACTTTGTGTGCTCCCAGTAGCATTTACGGTGTGTGGAGAGCGGAGCGCGATCCGTGAGATTGTTGCCCAGTCGGTTTGCGTTACGTTTGCGTTTTAGTCACGTTTCTGAGTTTGCTGTGAGCGGTCAGAGAAACAAACTGTGagttcaacatttatttacgctgttatttttattttgtatttttttgctgcatataataaatgcgCAAAATAGTTAAAGGGGGACTGACTAAATCGTTTCATTCCCActcaaactcacacacacacgcataagttgtatctatgtgtgtgtgtctaattTGCcggcaaagcaaatattattgtgTGGATTcgtaaatgcaacaacaacaaaatgaaagcacGATCGCGGCTGTATTTTTCCTATTAGCTCAAGGCGTGTGtgacagtgtgtgtgtgtgtgtgttccccgctactaattaaatttatattgtgctACGGCTCTGTAGCTTTTTCCATAGTATGTGTGAGCTAACTACACTCACTAAATAGCACTTAAAAAATAACGAAATTAGCACAAAGCagaaaaagtttttcattatttttacataagTCACCTATTTTAAAAGAGTTTGATCAttacaaaaaagcaacaagctaatggaaaaaacattaaaaacttactgtttttaaaaatgcagcattaGAAAGTTCCAACTTTTGTACATtcatttgtatgtacatacatatgtacataagctACATAGCTTATCTGCACTGCTTGCCGGTATTTGTCTGTATTCAggtgctatataaataatatatgtaagcatataaaataaaatgttgattgCTGATAGCTGCTTATCGTACATACACAAGttccatatacatacatatgtggaGGTTATCACTTGGCAATGTTTGGGGGTGGACAGCGCTGAGGACAAACTGTTGAATAAACAAAGACAGTCATAGTTCTTAAACTGCTAATAAAGATAGTTCAAACCACAACGAAGACATTAGCtacattataaaaaacaacaaaaatatattaatccATTACAGTTCGCAACATGTCGAAGCCAGCCCTTTATTACGCTACCTTAAGTCCTCCATCTCGAGCCGTTATGCTGACGGCTAAGGCAATTGGCCTTGAACTTGAACTGCGGTGAGTTGACACATTCCCCAGATCCCGCATGCATTTCattcaattaacaaaattgaatttcttgcCGCTGCAGTCCAATTAACCTACTTAAAGGTGAGCACTTGACGCCggaatttttgaaaatgaatCCACAGCATACGATTCCCACATTGCTCGATGGGGATGCATGCATTATTGATTCGCATGCAATTTGCTGTTATTTGGTGGAGAAGTATGGCAATGCACATCAGTCGTTGTATCCCAAGGATCTGGTGCAGCGCGCGAATGTGGATGCGCGTCTCCATCTTGATTCAGGACATCTATTTGCACGCTTGCGCTTTTTGTATGAGCCCGTGCTGTATTTTGGATCGACTGATTGCTCCATTGACAAGATAGCTTATATACAGAAGTGCTATGAAATACTGGAAGGTTTTCTCAAGGATCATCCCTACCTGTGTGGCGATGATATTACCATTGCCGATTTCTGCTGTGTGGCCACGGTGACGTCTGTCAACGATGTGGCACCGATTGATGAGTTCAAGTTTTCCAAAGTGCATGCCTGGTTAAAGAAGCTGGCTGAACTACCTTATTATCAGGATACTAATGCAGAGGGTGCTGATGAGTTGAAGGCTATCTTTAAGGCTAAATTAGCGGAGAATCGCGGCAAGTAGTTCGTCGTACCAAATCAGTtaatgtcacacacacacatatatatatatgcatataaatatttacccAAGCGGTGCTTGAataaagtttagtttttaaatatttcgaaCAGTGTAAAATTTTACggaatttgtttaatttttagatGTACATACTTATTACTATTACATAATGCCTTTATTACACTTGATCTCTTATAGTATTTAAATAGGATTTACAAGCTACacatgtattttattattaacttttaagcttacagttagcaacaatatatattttaaaggtACATAACGGAAATGGAAATCGCCTGAAATAGACCGAAACGGCTAAAGGCAAACTGGTGCTTGGTATGGGAGATTCTTGAGCCTTTGCTTGCAAGTTAATTGGGGCTTGTTgttcatacatatttaaagGTATGTAAATAGTTTGTGGATGCACTAGGAAAGTAATGAACTTgatgtaattaaaatgtgtgtgatggaatattaaaaatatatatataaatataatgaacTGGTATCACGGAACCAAAAGTACTAATAGCTAATATATCTACAGAATGAAAATACAGAAATTCGTTTGAAAATCATTGCCGTCCTCAATCGCAGTCACAATACGGTCACTACTAGTTGGCCCCATCTCTTGGGCTCGAAAAAACAATGAACAGCAACTTCAGATGCCGACAATGCGTACAAATTATATGTGTATAGATTGagtttgtctgtatgtgtttATGGGTAAACAGGCTATCACGTCGCAAGCTCATGCACAGCACTCTATTACATAGCGTGactgtgtgtgggtgtgtacTAATCTCGGCGCAGCAAGAAACGCTTTATGCTCTccggcaacggcagcagtgCAATATCCCCTGCTGTTGCATGCTCTAATATAACGTTCCTACAAGCGCTTTGCAGTGAGAGTactgtaaattgaattatttattagttaataTTATAGTCTACAGATTGCAGCTTGGAATACTTACTGCCTTCCAGCTGTATGATGCGTATTTGCTTAGTGGTGCCGTAGACATCGATTACCACATAAAGCGGGGCCTTGTTCAGCGGTATATTCCTTGAGACTGGACCCCTATCCACGCCATTTATAATAAAGTGCAGCTCGGCCAAGGAGGCATCATACTCTGTCGGCACATAAATAATACCAATGCGCGAACCTCGATCCGTTAGCAAAATATCTGAGTTGCCATTGTCCATGGAGGGTCGCAGCAGCCGCTTTGGCAGAAGTCCACGCGGCGTTCTCACATGCGTAGCATCGCCAAGCAAATTACCTATAAGAtggcaaagaaaagaaaaaaacgttAGGACCGTGGATCAAGCTTTTCCTATAACAACACATACGCTGTGGTAGTTCAAACATTGGTTCCATGCTCTCTCCCGCTGTTTGGTCTTGATGCTGATTCATTTCGAACTTTGAGATCGGATAGATCCAGCTATTTCCTAGATTAGCCAAATCCGGCAGTGCGAAGTGAGGAAGTCCCTCGCTGCGCGTACCAATGACATTAGGCGTGAGTTCAGTCAGTCCCAGACGCATGTGTCCCGACCAGCCGCGCTCAATTTTTTCAATCTCAACTAGGAATATATCTCCCGGCGCCTGTTTAagaaatacaattaattaatagtcCATCGCTTACAgataaaaatacatacacacacaatacaTGGGTATgggtacatatgtatgtatcccACAAAGAAAGTGTTTTTCGTACTCACCAACGGTCGCTCAGAGAAGGTTAATGCATTTGCAAAGCTGGTGCGACGAAAGGCGACTGTTGCTTCGTCATCCAGATGTATGTTAGACCCGTGGTACGGATGAAACCGAAAAAGCTGACGTTTCCACGCACCAGCACCAGCgctagttgttgctgctgtcgagCATTTTGCCTCATTTGTAGACGGCCTCTGTTCGTGATCACTATCTTGCTGTTCCTCGTTGTTATCTGGCAAATCTTCAAGATGCTGCGCCTGCTGATTGTCATCAACGGCATCCATgttttgtaatattatttacaagtaccatatgtatttgtatttgtgtaatttttttagttCCTGCTCGATTAATAAGTCACGACTGGCGATAACTTTCTCGTAGTCAGTGCTGGCAAATGCTACACTGAGAAATACAGTGCTGAGCAACAaatacttattaaattattgttaagtcaattttttataatatttgaaatatatattattataaactatttagaaattgttaaatttacagaaaaatatatttgcaaaattgtCAATAAGACAATCGATATTGATGTTTTAAACATTGTCAACAACCCTAGTTGACGTaacagcaaacagctgatCGGAACGAAAGCAAGGcaacaaataaagtaaattgtataatttattaaatattgaaagaaAGTTTATTATTTCCCGGTTTGTTTCAGATGCGTGTTCCCACTGCTGTATATGCGGCACGCGGCCGCCAAGCACAGAATGAAAAGGATGTGCCCTTTCAGGAAATTTTACCACTGCGACTAAAGAACACGGTGAGCGGCAAAGCCGACAGTGGCTCGGATGTCGCTTGCTTGCAAGAGATGGGTGTGCTATTTGCTTGCCTTAAGGACAATGAGTTTGTGGAGAAATACTGCCACAAAGAGATTAGTCAGTTCAAGAACTGTTACAAGTTCTACATGGATCGCAAATTAGAGGCGAAGAAGACGGTTAACCAGGGCATTGTAACGCCGGGCAACAATCTAAACTACAAACAGCTAAATAAATACCTGCGACGCTTTCCCAATCCAGTGTAGTGCGGCTTAGtacataatatatttgttgcattctttaataaaatatttacaaagtgATCAATACGTTTCCTTAATAGACCACATCTGCATCGCCCAGCCCAGCAGAGGATTGGCTCACCGGTGATGGCTGACTGAGCACAAACTCGGACATGTTGCGTGTGTTGTGCAAAGTGCGAAATGgcatatgctgctgttgctgctgctcgtagaACTCCGTTACAAGTGCTTGCTTCTCACAAGCTAACAGATCCGCTTCATCTTTATAGTTCAAATGCTGCATTGGCTTGCGTGGTAATGCTAAATTGATGTGTAGCGGATAACCACCATGCTCCCATGTATCTGTTAAGATGGCCAAACTGCGATTTGCTTCCAGCACACGCGCACGCTGGTAGTTTAGGCGCTCCTGTTGTAACTCTGTCCATTGCTCCTTTTCGATGAAAAATGCgttaagcaaagcaatttataacaatCTATAGATCACTTACGTATCGTGCCCCTAGACGCCCAAAGTACTTTATCTGTTCTTGCACATTGAGCACTTGTTGCATAAAAAAGTCGCGTGCCTTCTCCACGCCATCAAGGCCAAAGAGCAACAACTCCCGCTGCTCCTCCAGATGCTTGAGACGCTTCAGCATATTGTAATCAATGCCATGTTGTAGTGTATGACGACGGGATTCACGTCGCTTGCTATTGGATTTCTTGGGCGGCAGCGCCAAGGTCAAACCACTGAGCGCATAATCTGTGGCTGAGGTGGAGGACGAGCCGCCATCGGCTGATCCACGATGCTCAAACTGTTGTTTGCCTTGCTGCAAGTCCTGCTGTTGATTGCGCAGCAGACACAGCTTAAGTCCTGCACAGAAACGCTCAAAGGACAAAAGTCCGCTTGGTGGCGTTACGCGACGCAGCGAGTCCAGCACACCTTGTGGCAATCCTTTGGAGCCATCATCCTGCCAGCCACGTTCTATATCCGCATATCTAACGTAGCCGCTCTGCTTGTCGTCCAATATATCGAATAGCTTCTTCATGGACATGACGAACTGCTTGGGCAAAGCATCTAGCGCGCTAAGCGGATTGCCGCTGGCGTTTATATTGCTGGCcattagcttaaaaaaatatattgctttaTATGGAAAGTGTAGATAAATCAATGAATGGGCCCACGCAGGCTTAACTCAATacataaattagcttaaaagaCTGAAACCAAAAGACTTAGAAAACAAacttgcgttttgtttatcaacaaacatataaactattttgtttttcctaATTACTTACGTGTGGCAGAAGCGTACTCAGACTTGTTGCTGGCGGCAGCCTTTCAGAGGCCGTTCGTCAAGGCTCTTGGGTTGCACTTtgggttgttgttgctgttgtataaTTCAGGTATAATGCTAGTACTGTTGCTCTACGAACCAAACTCCAGCAACTGGTTAAGTGGACTGGACTGCAATGCCGAAGCATAGTTCGTCTTCGTCGGTCGCACGCAATGCGCAACTGGTGGGACAGgttttgttttcgttgtttttggctttttactttgaaaaaacaaactcaacaaggctcacacatacacacacacttttatacatatgtattgtaCATAGATAGCAGCATatcaataacagcaacagcacgcGCGTCTAGCGCTGGCTGCATGCCCCATTATATGGTGGAACAATTATAgcagcaactatttatttatttatttatttattaaatgattaaGTAGAAATTCAATTGTGCTTGGTATTCAGTCAAGAGTTGAGTTATAATTGCTTATTTTAGTGGTGTTAGAAGCATATACACTCAGAGAAATAATTGTGTGCTAAATCTGTTGAAAATTTCTGAACATTACTTGCAATCTCAGCAACTAAATTCTATAAAGGCTAGAACCGTTTGAGCACTAgaataaattatgaataaattaattttaatatttaaatttctctgAATGTAGATTAGTAATTTCTCTGGCAAGAAATGCGGACTCTACGCCATCCGCTCAGGCTTATGGATCGCTAGAATGCGCTTTTCATGTCCGTTGCTATAAACTAAGGCTTAAGCTAGAAGGCATGTCCTCCATATGTTTGTTACTCATTTACAAATCAGCCACGGACTTTCGACGCACATACTTGGCAAAGTAATCCGGACGCCAGCACTTGCAGGAGCCGGGTATTAAGAACCAGTCGTAGTAGAGCCGCACCTGGAAGCAGCCCAGCTCATCGTGTCCATCGCAGTGAGCGTCAGTAGCGGGCGCATGTGGTGCAGCAACGCTAGCGGTGCCATCAGATGCGCTTGCCACGCCCGCACGTTTCTGCAGATACTGTTGATAGGCTTGGAAGTCCTGCACTGAGGGGGGCTGGGtagtggtgctgctgctgctgctaatgctaCTGGGTACTGTATCCTCAGCATTGGGATAGAAAATCTCTGCGACCAGCAGGCTCACCCAACGCGGCGAGGACAGACAACCGCCATCCAGATAATGACAGCGTGCCTGTATGCAGCGTGTTACCTCGACGGTCTGGGTAAAGTAGCCCTCATAGGGAATTTGTACGACATAGCGCCAGGCGCCTTGATAGTTCTTGGCAAACACAGGTGTAGCATACTCCACCTTGGCCGGGCAAGGCGTGGGCGGTCCCTCATATCGTATGGGGCCACCAATCTCTTCACGTCGTTCCGCTGTCTGTGCGGCGGATGTAGCTCCACTGGTGTCGCCTTGTATGGCGCGGTAGAGTGTGCAGAAActgcaataatattattaataagaaaagaaaagttaaCTTGGCTTCCCACTATGTTGGATTAAATATGATTCTGCTTATGCTAGACTTACACTCCGCCACCGTCGCAAAATTTACGTGGCTTGCGCTCTTCAGCTTCacgtcgctgttgctgcaactggcgctgttgctgctgctgtgggtcCTCCTCATCCAGCGCAGGATCAAAGTAGCTGTACTCATTGCTTTGCACGCCGTCTGGAAGACTGCGCGTCACACGCGTGGCATAGTGACGatcaatattgttgttgtccagCTGCTCCACGGGCTCGTCACGTATGATTTGTGTTACCTTGGGCAGTGTATCGTCCGCTTTGAGCACCGGCAACGTCTTGGAGAGAAACTTCAAGGTCTGATTGCGTATGAGCTCGCTGTGTGGAGATGCAGAGCAGTTGGAATCGAGTTGAGCTTAAGTAAAATAATGGCAACTTACAAAGGATATGGCTCGCCTAAAACATTCTGTCCCAGTGGATTCTTGGGTATTTGTCCTTTATTCAAATCTCCGCATATATTATGCACAGATACTGCCGACTTCTTGCCAGCGGCCACATCCTTGCACTCCGCATTGACAAAGGTGTAGGGCGGTGGACGCACACGCGGTGGCACTGCATTTGGTGACTCCACAAAGGCGTAGTAGCCCTCCGGCGGCTCCTCGCCGCCCAAATCTGACTGTGCGGGCGCAGCGGGCGATTGTGG
Protein-coding regions in this window:
- the LOC108594687 gene encoding epidermal growth factor receptor substrate 15-like 1 isoform X2, producing the protein MNLDFARVCGKHNLVYEAYYKQIDPKGTGAIEAMTAAKFLKKSGLSDVVLSRIWDLSDPNGKGFLDKPGFFVALKLVSLSQTGQVANMNNIYIDTVNPPKVGDIPKVIPTRIQTVPVASGGTGVPSGDWTISVIDRLKYEQLFESLHPQHGMLPGNKVKGVLMDSKLPLNLLGTIWDLADQDKDGNLDKHEFIVAMHLVYQTLQKRTIPNVLPPELRKAPKPAMPPPPIAIAGGAGAAMPRAPSGEGFGDGGFVANFPKDIAPPAAIPPLPVAVPPMTRIPPVGAVSTQPLIQTDPLIPIGAPPSVTANADWVVTASELVRFEEIFRQSDLDKDGLVSGLEVKDIFIKSGIPQRTLADIWALCDTNQSGKLTVEQFALAMWLVERKQRGVDPPQVLTANMVPPSMRAIVSGVDMQPQETKPTYSNPELEMISKEIEELARERRALETEIAQKEADVRIKNGEVRSLQSELDTLTATLKQLENQRGEAQKRLDDLQAQVTKIRDQCQKQEETINEQEGELNAKRSELQKLKDEETALQKEYDDNNRELTKLTKHLQNTQLQISSVRSMVTQLMETQRQMTDALLICRAAMESQNAELVSEYQLKIEPDFDDARKTLEKQIEMPKEDPFEENNSGAANKANGFDNDPFSGQVSKPAINTTGFDDSFNISSGFDSGFDGFGGQSQSFGQTQRDPFGSDAFGATKAVTPEPGKDDFGSDPFAALHAPTGQGQVLSPNTQRSGPPPRPESPSPALPPKKSKVPPPRPAPPRASQPTSGFGSSAAGGGGSGFADFDDFDNKLQNIPIKQQQNTTTPIPAINATLLDSFSLFDDHSKATSTSTTTTTTKAITTTTTPQPMQTQSTLLLTSSTASTSTLATALASPAVSTNNQHLSRSNTPLQTGAGLLAGSSGALFDAFKVPTPVPAVAQGPTDFKDDPFKDYRYEDPFNIKDPFADDEDEAASSAGGKNKKNFAEDFSSEDELSAKPPIHINNNKSQTATPLGSELLQQFDAFNMNAASPALSHHSNASTNAPKIDAFADFDDFALDKSTGSSSTLTSTTTTATTTATTKNNAKQQLNDSFFNAFNDNFKLNDTKTKTPEPINNANFDAFAVAATRATSAATATAATSNNFKLFDAFNDNFEDSFNNKPAQQDFAQFDAFDVHNFSSDFGKSTPDSNANKSSTLNGNASKDIKTPQKFSADYSKPESYDADLEEALKRSMLDN